GGCTCGGCCACCGTCGCCGGCTTCGATGTGGCAAGCGCATCGGAGTCGGTGCGTCGCAGCATCGGCTACATGAGCCAGAAGTTCTCGCTCTACGACGACCTCACCGTACAGGAGAACATCACGCTGTACGGTGGCATCTACGGGCTGAGCGACGCGCAGATCGCCGAGCGGATGCATGCGCTGCTCGGTCGCATCGGGCTGGAGCACGCGCGAAAGGAGCTGGTGCGGCGCATCCCGTTAGGCTGGAAACAGCAGCTCGCCTTCTCGGTGGCGCTGCTGCACGAGCCACGCATCGTCTTCCTCGATGAGCCGACCGGTGGCGTGGATCCCATCACCCGGCGGCGCTTCTGGGAGATGATCTACGAGACCGCGGCGACGGGGACGACGGTGCTGGTCACGACGCACTACCTCGATGAGGCGGAGTACTGCGACCGGCTGTCGATCATGGTCGATGGTGCGATCGCCGCCATGGGGACGCCGGGTGAAGTGAAGGCGGCCTACGCCGCCTCGTCGCTCGATGAGGTGTTCCTGCGCCTGACGCGTCCGGGGGCCGCATGAGGGCCTTCCTCGGCTTCGTGCGCAAGGAGGCGTTTCACATCCTGCGCGACAAGCAGACGTTCTGGATCCTCCTGCTCATGCCGCTCGTGCAGGTGCTCCTCTTCGGCTTTGCGGTGCGCACCGACGTGTACGACATCCGGCTGGCGATCGTCGATCCATCGCCCGGTCCCGCATCGCGCGTACTGATCGAACGCTACTCGGCGTCGCCGCGCTTTCGCGTGATGGGCGTGTACGCGAGCACGGCGCCCCTCGATCAGCAGTTCCGCGAAGGCACGCTGCGCCAGGCCATCGTCCTGCCACCCGACGTGGACCGGGCGCTGCTCGGGCGCGCGCCGCTGTCCATCCAGGTCATCACCGACGCCGCCGATCCCAACACCGGGAGCATCATGCAGGCGTA
The window above is part of the Gemmatimonadota bacterium genome. Proteins encoded here:
- a CDS encoding ABC transporter ATP-binding protein is translated as MSALAIDARALTRHFGDFTAVDAITFHVAQGEVFGFLGANGAGKTTAMRMLIGLLEPTSGSATVAGFDVASASESVRRSIGYMSQKFSLYDDLTVQENITLYGGIYGLSDAQIAERMHALLGRIGLEHARKELVRRIPLGWKQQLAFSVALLHEPRIVFLDEPTGGVDPITRRRFWEMIYETAATGTTVLVTTHYLDEAEYCDRLSIMVDGAIAAMGTPGEVKAAYAASSLDEVFLRLTRPGAA